A genomic window from Salvelinus alpinus chromosome 10, SLU_Salpinus.1, whole genome shotgun sequence includes:
- the LOC139531923 gene encoding ATP-binding cassette sub-family F member 2-like, with product MPSDLAKKKAAKKKEAAKSRQAHTKKTDEFNGENDQPECQENGADSNGVASLTKELDEFELKKLDARAVTGVLASHLNSTDVHIASLSLTFHGQELLTDTSLELNSGRRYGLLGLNGTGKSMLLSAIGHREIPIPEHIDIYHLTREMAPSDKTALQCVMEVDEERIQLEKEAERLAAEDSECEKLMELYERLEELDADKAEVRASRILHGLGFSAAMQQKKLKDFSGGWRMRVALARALFIKPFMLLLDEPTNHLDLDACVWLEEELASFRRILVLISHSQDFLNGVCTNIIHLHQKKLKYFTGNYDQYVKTREELEENQMKRFNWEQDQISHMKNYIARFGHGSAKLARQAQSKEKTLQKMVASGLTERVVDDKTLSFYFPSCGKIPPPVIMVQNVSFKYSDNQPHIYKNLEFGIDLDTRVALVGPNGAGKSTLLKLLIGELLPTDGMIRKNSHVKIGRYHQHLTEQLELDLSPLEYMMKCYPEIKEKEEMRKIIGRYGLTGKQQVSPIRNLSDGQKCRVCFAWLAWQNPHMLFLDEPTNHLDIETIDALADAINDYEGGMMLVSHDFRLIQQVAQEIWVCEKQTITKWNRDILAYKEHLKSKIDKQAHDI from the exons ATGCCGTCAGATCTTGCCAAGAAGAAGGCAGCGAAGAAGAAGGAAGCTGCGAAGTCCCGCCAGGCGCATACAAAGAAAACTGATGAGTTTAATGGGGAGAACGACCAGCCAGAGTGCCAGGAAAATGGAGCAGACAGCAATG GGGTGGCTAGCCTGACCAAGGAGCTGGATGAGTTTGAGCTGAAGAAGCTGGATGCGCGGGCGGTGACGGGGGTGCTGGCGTCCCACCTCAACAGCACCGACGTGCACATTGCCAGCCTGTCGCTCACCTTCCACGGTCAGGAGCTGCTGACCGACACTAGCCTAGAGCTCAACTCGGGACGGCGTTACGGCCTCCTCGGCCTCAACGGCACAG GAAAGTCCATGTTGTTATCAGCCATCGGCCATCGCGAGATCCCCATTCCCGAGcacatagacatctaccacctgaCCAGGGAAATGGCCCCCAGTGACAAGACGGCCCTGCAGTGTGTGATGGAGGTGGACGAGGAGAGGATCCAGCTGGAGAAGGAGGCAGAGCGGCTAGCAGCCGAGGACT CTGAGTGTGAGAAGCTGATGGAGCTGTACGAGCGTCTGGAAGAGCTGGATGCAGACAAGGCGGAGGTGCGAGCCTCCAGGATCCTCCACGGCCTAGGCTTCAGCGCCGCCATGCAGCAGAAGAAGCTCAAGGACTTCAGCGGAGGCTGGAGGATGCGTGTGGCTCTGGCCAG AGCTCTGTTCATCAAGCCCTTCATGTTGCTGCTGGACGAGCCCACCAACCACCTGGACCTAGATGCCTGTGTATGGCTGGAAGAGGAGCTCGCATC GTTCAGGCGAATCCTTGTGCTCATCTCCCACTCTCAAGACTTCCTAAACGGAGTTTGCACCAACATCATCCACCTGCACCAGAAGAAGCTCAAGTACTTCACG GGTAACTATGACCAGTACGTGAAGACCAGGGAGGAGCTGGAAGAGAACCAGATGAAACGTTTCAACTGGGAGCAGGACCAGATCTCACACATGAAG AATTACATTGCCAGGTTTGGTCATGGCTCGGCCAAGCTGGCACGACAGGCCCAGAGCAAAGAGAAGACGCTGCAGAAGATGGTGGCCTCAGGGCTGACTGAACGTGTGGTGGATGACAAG aCACTGTCGTTTTATTTTCCTTCCTGTGGAAAGATCCCCCCTCCTGTTATCATGGTTCAGAACGTTAGCTTCAAATACAGTGACAACCAG CCACACATATACAAGAACCTGGAGTTTGGCATTGACCTGGACACGCGAGTGGCTCTGGTGGGGCCCAACGGAGCAGGGAAGTCCACACTCCTCAAACTCCTGATCGGAGAG ctgctccccaCTGACGGCATGATCAGGAAAAATTCTCACGTGAAGATTGGCCGATATCACCAG CATCTGACAGAGCAGCTGGAGCTGGACCTGTCTCCTCTGGAGTACATGATGAAGTGCTACCCAGAGATCAAGGAGAAGGAGGAAATGAGGAAGATCATCGGCCGCTACGGCCTCACaggaaaacaacag GTGAGTCCGATCAGGAACCTGTCGGACGGCCAGAAGTGTCGGGTCTGCTTCGCCTGGTTGGCCTGGCAGAACCCCCACATGCTCTTCCTGGACGAGCCCACCAATCACCTGGACATCGAGACCATTGACGCCCTGGCTGATGCCATCAACGACTACGAGGGCGGCATGATGCTGGTCAGCCACGACTTCAGACTCATCCAGCAG gtGGCTCAGGAGATCTGGGTATGTGAGAAGCAAACCATCACCAAATGGAACAGGGACATCCTGGCATACAAGGAACACTTGAAATCGAAGATTGACAAGCAAGCGCATGACATCTAG